One window of Longimicrobium sp. genomic DNA carries:
- a CDS encoding putative glycoside hydrolase — translation MKTRLPLALLCALPLWAACGDKAGGAAEKGKTAGGEAKATADTGRAAAAPGDDRSTVGNEAVRGKAPPIIRGLYINAYAAGSRARLPKLLKMADETEINAFVIDVKDEKGIRYQTALELPRQLAQPGEVAIRNLPALMDSMRAHKIWTIARIVVFKDPILSKARPDWSVKRAGGALWVDKAGNTWVSPWDENVWDYNLDIAEEVARAGFNEIQFDYVRFAEPYRSLPPQVHPKARGARADAIAAFLNEAKRRLHPLGVTVTADVFGLVPNEAGDVNIGQQWETVAATADHILPMMYPSHYFPTHLPGVRRPDLMPYDVLFKSAGMARLRNDRLQEAGVRPARVMPWLQAFSATWLGRNHQTYGPDQIRQQKQGVYDVGFDDWVLWHPGSKYEPFLAGLERGEPQSRRKPQYTPPADVLQWVNRFEREGVRAARDKAVQQAHGDVTDPAAAQAARTGRTEPAKPKP, via the coding sequence ATGAAGACCAGGCTTCCGCTCGCCCTCCTCTGCGCCCTTCCGCTGTGGGCCGCATGCGGCGACAAGGCGGGCGGCGCGGCGGAAAAGGGGAAAACCGCGGGGGGCGAGGCAAAGGCGACCGCAGACACCGGCCGCGCCGCCGCCGCGCCCGGCGACGACCGGAGCACGGTGGGCAACGAGGCGGTGCGGGGCAAAGCGCCGCCCATCATCCGCGGCCTGTACATCAACGCCTACGCGGCGGGGTCGCGCGCGCGCCTTCCCAAGCTCCTCAAGATGGCGGACGAGACGGAGATCAACGCCTTCGTAATCGACGTCAAGGACGAAAAGGGGATCCGCTACCAGACGGCGCTGGAGCTTCCCAGGCAGCTCGCGCAGCCGGGCGAAGTGGCGATCCGCAACCTCCCCGCCCTGATGGACTCGATGCGGGCGCACAAGATCTGGACGATCGCGCGCATCGTCGTCTTCAAGGACCCGATCCTCAGCAAGGCGCGGCCGGACTGGTCCGTGAAGCGGGCGGGCGGGGCGCTCTGGGTGGACAAGGCGGGGAACACCTGGGTGAGCCCCTGGGACGAGAACGTGTGGGACTACAACCTTGACATCGCGGAGGAGGTGGCGCGCGCCGGCTTCAACGAGATCCAGTTCGACTACGTGCGCTTCGCCGAGCCGTACCGCAGCCTGCCGCCGCAGGTGCATCCCAAGGCGCGCGGCGCCCGCGCGGACGCCATCGCGGCCTTCCTCAACGAGGCCAAGCGGCGCCTGCACCCGCTGGGCGTCACCGTCACGGCGGACGTCTTCGGCCTGGTGCCCAACGAGGCGGGCGACGTGAACATCGGCCAGCAGTGGGAGACGGTGGCCGCGACGGCGGACCACATCCTTCCCATGATGTACCCGTCGCACTACTTCCCCACGCACCTGCCGGGGGTGCGCCGGCCGGACCTGATGCCGTACGACGTGCTCTTCAAGTCCGCGGGGATGGCGCGCCTCCGCAACGACCGGCTGCAGGAGGCGGGGGTTCGCCCGGCGCGGGTGATGCCGTGGCTGCAGGCTTTCTCGGCCACCTGGCTCGGCCGCAACCACCAGACGTACGGCCCCGACCAGATCCGCCAGCAGAAGCAGGGCGTGTACGACGTGGGCTTCGACGACTGGGTGCTCTGGCATCCCGGCTCCAAGTACGAGCCGTTCCTGGCCGGCCTGGAGCGCGGTGAGCCCCAATCGCGCAGGAAGCCCCAGTACACCCCGCCCGCCGATGTCCTCCAGTGGGTGAACCGCTTCGAGCGCGAGGGTGTGCGCGCGGCCCGCGACAAGGCCGTGCAGCAGGCTCACGGCGACGTGACGGACCCCGCCGCCGCCCAGGCCGCCCGCACCGGCCGCACTGAGCCGGCGAAGCCGAAGCCGTAG
- a CDS encoding DoxX family protein translates to MTSTTLASEQTLAVGTQTHKASEVLLWGVQVVLALVFLFAGVMKLITPFEVLQAQSTVSVSLLRFIGVCEVLGALGLVLPGLFRIHQFLTPLAAAGLTIIMTGAVVLTALGDVSMAAIPLVVGMLTSFVAHARWQRLPR, encoded by the coding sequence ATGACGTCCACGACACTGGCGAGCGAGCAGACCCTGGCGGTGGGCACGCAAACCCACAAGGCTTCGGAAGTTCTGCTGTGGGGCGTGCAGGTGGTGCTCGCGCTGGTCTTCCTGTTCGCCGGCGTGATGAAGCTCATAACGCCGTTCGAGGTGCTCCAGGCGCAGTCGACCGTCTCCGTCTCGCTGCTACGCTTCATCGGCGTGTGCGAGGTGCTGGGGGCGCTGGGCCTGGTGCTCCCCGGCCTCTTCCGCATCCACCAGTTCCTGACCCCGCTCGCCGCCGCCGGCCTGACGATCATCATGACGGGCGCGGTGGTCCTCACCGCCCTCGGCGACGTGTCGATGGCGGCGATTCCGCTGGTGGTGGGGATGCTCACGTCGTTCGTCGCCCACGCGCGCTGGCAGCGGCTGCCGCGCTGA
- a CDS encoding IS4 family transposase translates to MNEGSTIFSQLIAHASRDALDRCIRRYQGNHRVRTFSCRDQFLVMAFAQLTYRESLRDIEACLSALPDRLYHMGIRGNVSRSTLADANEQRDWRIYADFAQGLIAEARRLYAGEPLDLDLEHTVYALDATIIEFCIELFPWARFQKHVSGVKLHTLLDLRGPIPAFARITAGNLADSHILDALTPEPGSIYVFDRAYLDFVRLHRLNQAKAIFVTRAKKNQKLRRIYSRPVDRSTGLICDQTVVLAIAATARKYPEHLRRVRYKDPETGRGYVFITNDFDLPALTITKLYKSRWRIELFFKWIKQHLRIKAFYGRSPNAVSTQIWIAISVYLIIAIVRKRLGIERDLYTLLQILSLSLFERIPLEQALGSPNFADLKNPSANQLLLLDL, encoded by the coding sequence ATGAACGAGGGCAGCACCATCTTCTCGCAGTTGATCGCCCATGCTTCCCGCGATGCGCTGGACCGTTGCATCCGGCGGTATCAGGGCAATCACCGCGTCCGCACCTTTAGCTGCCGAGACCAGTTCCTGGTCATGGCCTTCGCCCAGCTCACCTATCGTGAAAGCCTGCGCGACATCGAAGCCTGCCTGAGCGCCCTGCCCGATCGCCTGTACCACATGGGCATTCGTGGGAACGTGTCGCGCAGCACCCTCGCCGACGCGAACGAGCAGCGGGACTGGAGGATCTACGCCGACTTTGCTCAGGGGCTCATCGCCGAAGCACGCCGCCTGTACGCGGGCGAGCCTCTGGATCTCGATCTCGAACACACCGTCTACGCGCTGGACGCGACGATCATCGAGTTCTGCATCGAGCTCTTCCCATGGGCTCGCTTCCAGAAGCACGTCTCCGGCGTGAAGCTCCACACGCTGCTGGACCTGCGCGGCCCCATCCCCGCGTTCGCCCGGATCACAGCCGGCAACCTTGCGGATTCGCACATCCTCGACGCGTTGACGCCCGAGCCCGGCTCCATCTACGTCTTCGACCGCGCCTACCTCGACTTCGTGCGGCTGCATCGGCTGAACCAGGCAAAAGCGATCTTCGTCACCCGTGCGAAGAAGAACCAGAAGCTTCGCAGGATCTACTCGCGTCCTGTAGACCGGAGCACTGGCCTCATCTGCGACCAGACCGTGGTGCTCGCGATTGCCGCTACAGCCAGGAAGTACCCTGAGCACCTGCGCCGCGTCCGCTACAAAGACCCGGAGACGGGCAGGGGATATGTCTTCATCACCAACGACTTCGATCTGCCGGCGCTCACGATCACCAAGCTCTACAAGTCACGCTGGCGCATCGAACTCTTCTTCAAGTGGATCAAGCAGCACCTCCGGATCAAGGCGTTCTACGGGAGAAGCCCCAACGCCGTCAGCACCCAGATCTGGATCGCCATCTCCGTGTACCTGATCATCGCCATCGTCCGGAAGCGGCTTGGCATCGAGCGGGATCTCTACACTTTGCTACAGATCCTGAGCCTCTCTCTTTTCGAGCGAATCCCGCTAGAACAAGCACTCGGCTCACCCAATTTCGCCGATCTCAAAAACCCCTCCGCTAACCAGTTGCTACTACTGGACTTATAA
- a CDS encoding serine hydrolase domain-containing protein: MLTALSLAASLGILVPGPLASEPDSLPFRDPGLARHELAAPSSVGMSAIGLIRAEDAVYSELQRGSFPGAALAIGRRGTIVLEEGFGNTGRGWDSAPVDPDETVFDLASLTKVVGTTTAVMLLVEDGKMGLDERVSSYLPEFTGGGKEYVTVRHLLTHTAGLPAGTDVPAGLSRAEALAHVLRTPLVTYPGGRMEYSDLSPIVLFAAAERAAGEPLYHLLDRRVFQPLGMTSTSYVFGPDGCQRCAGTSGALGAGFKGRVHDPIARRLGGIAGNAGLFSTAHDLARFAGMLANGGELDGVRIFRASTVRQFAMRQPGAGTRALGWDTPPPGGGGSAGTRISTIAFGHTGYTGTSLWIDPERGTWVVLLTNRTYDGEDNNRMQALRRAVHDRVAEATDRGGYLANSGN, from the coding sequence ATGCTTACCGCCCTGTCGCTGGCGGCGTCGCTCGGCATCCTCGTGCCGGGGCCGCTCGCATCCGAGCCGGATTCGCTCCCCTTCCGCGATCCCGGCCTCGCTCGCCACGAGCTCGCCGCGCCGTCGTCGGTGGGGATGAGCGCCATCGGCCTGATCCGCGCCGAGGACGCCGTCTACTCCGAGCTGCAGCGCGGGTCCTTCCCCGGCGCGGCGCTGGCCATCGGGCGCCGCGGCACCATCGTGCTGGAAGAAGGGTTCGGCAACACGGGGCGAGGCTGGGACTCGGCCCCCGTGGACCCGGACGAGACGGTGTTCGACCTCGCCTCCCTCACCAAGGTGGTGGGGACGACGACCGCGGTGATGCTGCTGGTGGAGGACGGGAAGATGGGGTTGGACGAGCGCGTCTCGTCGTACCTGCCGGAGTTCACGGGCGGGGGGAAGGAGTACGTGACGGTGCGCCACCTCCTCACGCACACGGCCGGGCTCCCCGCCGGCACCGACGTGCCCGCCGGCCTGTCGCGCGCGGAGGCGCTGGCGCACGTGCTGCGGACCCCGCTGGTGACCTACCCCGGCGGGCGGATGGAGTACTCCGACCTGAGCCCCATCGTGCTCTTCGCCGCCGCCGAGCGCGCCGCGGGGGAGCCGCTCTACCACCTGCTCGACCGGCGCGTCTTCCAGCCGCTGGGGATGACCTCCACCTCGTATGTCTTCGGCCCCGACGGGTGCCAGCGCTGCGCCGGCACCTCGGGCGCGCTGGGCGCGGGCTTCAAGGGGCGCGTGCACGACCCCATCGCGCGGCGCCTGGGCGGGATCGCGGGGAACGCGGGGCTCTTCTCGACCGCGCACGACCTGGCGCGCTTCGCCGGGATGCTGGCCAATGGCGGCGAGCTCGACGGCGTGCGGATCTTTCGCGCCTCCACGGTGCGGCAGTTCGCCATGCGGCAGCCGGGCGCGGGCACGCGGGCGCTGGGGTGGGACACGCCTCCCCCGGGCGGCGGCGGCTCGGCGGGGACGCGCATCTCCACCATCGCCTTCGGCCACACCGGCTACACGGGCACCTCGCTCTGGATCGACCCCGAGCGCGGCACCTGGGTCGTTCTCCTCACCAACCGCACCTACGACGGCGAGGACAACAACCGCATGCAGGCCCTCCGCCGCGCCGTCCACGACCGCGTCGCCGAGGCCACCGACCGCGGCGGGTACCTGGCGAACAGCGGGAACTGA